Proteins encoded within one genomic window of Setaria italica strain Yugu1 chromosome IV, Setaria_italica_v2.0, whole genome shotgun sequence:
- the LOC101779209 gene encoding RING-H2 finger protein ATL30, whose translation MARHQTNCHWAIELLEAVFIFIAGIATAAVAAVGFLKSGSIAIVFLGGLPAVFFFAIGFRISSAALRKRRSASRPEVEGDEDGTLPRIAGHGPQWRHHQRDCIQLPASAIAQLRESGVYPSGGAGEECAVCLCKIGDDGVPTRQLPACRHVLHKDCIERWLHIHPTCPICRSNVPRDSTEVMPRLNA comes from the coding sequence ATGGCCCGTCACCAAACAAACTGCCACTGGGCCATCGAGTTGCTCGAAgccgtcttcatcttcatcgCCGGGATCGCGACCGCCGCCGTGGCTGCCGTTGGCTTCCTGAAGAGCGGCAGCATTGCCATCGTTTTCCTAGGCGGGCTGCCTGCTGTATTCTTTTTCGCCATCGGCTTCCGCATAAGCTCGGCCGCTCTTCGGAAAAGGAGATCTGCATCGCGTCCTGAGGTCGAAGGTGACGAGGACGGAACGTTGCCTAGGATTGCTGGCCATGGGCCCCAATGGCGGCACCACCAACGCGACTGCATTCAGCTTCCAGCCAGTGCCATTGCCCAACTTAGGGAAAGCGGCGTTTaccccagcggcggcgccggtgaggAGTGCGCGGTCTGTCTCTGCAAGATCGGGGACGATGGTGTGCCGACGAGGCAGCTGCCGGCGTGCCGGCACGTACTCCACAAGGATTGTATTGAGCGGTGGCTGCACATCCACCCGACGTGCCCCATCTGCCGGAGCAACGTGCCTCGGGACTCTACGGAGGTCATGCCGCGCCTGAATGCCTGA